A single window of Senegalia massiliensis DNA harbors:
- the cbiQ gene encoding cobalt ECF transporter T component CbiQ produces MLIIDRYAYINKLRYFNDDLKLFLFIMMITIALFSNSYIVHTSIFIIMSIILVGIAKIPIKSYFKMYLLPMSFIILSLIALVFSISHSNVDTFYSIKLSRFYLVIRDDSLLKAITLTTRAISAISCSYFLILTTPFNNLIKLLLKYKIPVLLIELIMLTYRFIFILLEEIGKIYKAQDLRFGYINMKNSFNSLGLLLRTLIVRIIKRYKDMIISLESKNYDNRFYM; encoded by the coding sequence ATGCTAATAATTGATAGATATGCATATATAAATAAATTAAGATATTTTAATGATGATTTAAAGCTTTTTTTATTTATTATGATGATTACTATAGCTTTATTTTCTAATAGCTATATTGTGCATACATCTATTTTCATTATTATGAGTATTATTTTAGTAGGCATTGCCAAAATACCTATAAAATCATACTTTAAGATGTATTTATTACCTATGAGTTTTATTATTTTAAGTTTAATAGCTTTAGTTTTTTCTATTTCACATAGTAATGTAGACACTTTTTATAGTATTAAACTATCTAGGTTTTATCTAGTTATAAGGGATGATAGCTTACTTAAAGCTATCACCCTTACAACTAGAGCAATATCTGCCATATCCTGTAGTTACTTTTTAATACTTACTACACCCTTTAACAACTTAATTAAATTATTATTAAAATATAAAATACCAGTCCTTTTAATAGAGCTTATAATGCTCACATATAGATTTATATTTATACTTTTAGAAGAGATAGGTAAGATTTATAAAGCACAAGATTTAAGGTTTGGATATATAAATATGAAAAATAGTTTTAATTCTTTAGGATTACTTTTAAGAACATTAATTGTTAGGATTATTAAAAGATATAAAGATATGATAATTTCTCTTGAAAGTAAAAATTATGACAATAGGTTTTATATGTAG
- a CDS encoding DeoR/GlpR family DNA-binding transcription regulator, whose amino-acid sequence MLTEQRQELILKELNKKGIVKVNQLVEITNSSESTIRRDLSYLEQQNKLKRVHGGAALLEGRFNEESFKDKLIHNKREKVSIAKYAVSLIEEGDSIYLDAGTTTYEMAKLIDKKDIFVVTNGVDNVDLLLERGIDVYILGGKIKPKTKAVVGSDAFKNLEKFRFDKVFIGINSIHLEYGLTTPDTEEAIMKKRAIDNSTESFVLADHSKFDKISFVKVTDISDVIIITDKEQRNYTKHTEIEVTEQ is encoded by the coding sequence ATGCTTACAGAACAGAGACAAGAACTCATATTAAAAGAATTAAATAAAAAAGGAATTGTGAAGGTAAATCAACTTGTAGAAATAACAAACTCTTCAGAATCAACCATAAGAAGAGACTTATCATATTTAGAACAGCAGAATAAATTAAAAAGAGTACATGGAGGAGCTGCACTTTTAGAAGGAAGATTTAATGAAGAGAGTTTTAAAGATAAGCTTATCCATAATAAAAGGGAAAAGGTTTCTATAGCAAAATATGCAGTATCACTTATAGAAGAAGGAGATAGTATATATTTAGATGCTGGAACTACTACCTATGAAATGGCTAAATTAATAGATAAAAAGGATATATTTGTAGTGACTAATGGAGTTGATAATGTAGACTTACTACTTGAACGAGGAATAGATGTATATATATTAGGTGGAAAAATTAAACCAAAGACAAAAGCAGTAGTAGGATCAGATGCATTTAAAAATTTAGAAAAATTTAGATTTGATAAAGTTTTTATTGGGATTAATAGTATTCATTTAGAGTATGGGCTTACAACACCAGATACAGAGGAAGCTATAATGAAAAAAAGAGCAATAGATAATTCTACTGAAAGTTTTGTATTAGCTGATCATAGTAAATTTGACAAAATTAGTTTTGTGAAAGTAACAGATATTTCTGATGTAATAATAATTACAGATAAAGAACAAAGAAATTATACTAAACATACAGAAATAGAGGTGACAGAGCAATGA
- the pfkB gene encoding 1-phosphofructokinase, translating to MIYTVTFNPAIDYNLAIDKINFGETNRAKHTNIYPGGKGINISRVLYNLEVESTALGFIGGFTGKYLEEYLKKSDINTDFIYLDEPTRINVKLKSKIETEINALGPDIPDEKIEEFYKKIDKLKDGDFLILAGNIQSSLRRDIYFTIQERSSEKNINIIVDTTGESLEKTLSNNPFLIKPNKNELEEIFNIEIKNNEDIIKYGQKLQQKGAENVIVSMGGDGAILLSENEVYFAKAPKGILKNSVGAGDSMIAGFLSSYTKTKDVLNSFRWSVAAGSATAFSSDLAKKEEVEELLDNIVIERLK from the coding sequence ATGATTTACACAGTAACGTTTAATCCAGCAATAGATTATAACCTAGCAATAGATAAAATAAATTTTGGAGAAACAAATAGAGCAAAACACACAAATATTTATCCAGGTGGCAAGGGGATAAATATTTCAAGAGTACTCTATAATTTAGAAGTAGAAAGTACAGCTTTAGGGTTTATAGGTGGTTTTACTGGAAAATACTTAGAAGAGTATTTAAAGAAATCCGATATTAATACAGATTTTATATATTTAGATGAACCAACAAGAATAAATGTGAAATTGAAAAGCAAAATTGAAACAGAAATAAATGCGCTAGGTCCTGATATTCCTGATGAAAAAATAGAAGAATTTTATAAAAAAATAGATAAATTAAAAGATGGTGATTTCTTAATACTTGCAGGAAATATTCAATCATCACTTAGAAGAGATATTTATTTTACAATACAAGAAAGAAGTAGTGAAAAAAATATTAATATAATAGTAGATACAACAGGAGAATCTTTAGAAAAAACTCTTTCGAATAATCCATTTTTGATAAAGCCAAATAAGAATGAATTGGAAGAAATATTTAATATAGAAATAAAAAATAATGAAGACATAATTAAGTATGGCCAGAAGTTACAACAAAAAGGAGCAGAAAATGTAATAGTTTCTATGGGAGGTGATGGAGCAATATTACTATCAGAAAATGAAGTATATTTTGCAAAAGCACCAAAAGGAATACTTAAAAATTCAGTAGGTGCAGGAGATTCAATGATAGCAGGATTTTTATCAAGTTATACAAAGACAAAAGATGTCCTAAATTCATTTAGATGGTCAGTAGCAGCAGGCTCTGCAACAGCTTTTTCTAGTGATTTAGCTAAAAAAGAAGAAGTGGAAGAATTGCTAGATAATATAGTTATTGAAAGATTAAAGTAA
- a CDS encoding energy-coupling factor ABC transporter ATP-binding protein, with protein MLKTVDLNYNYEDGKVALKNINIDLNKGNKIGIVGGNGAGKTTLFLNLIGYLKPNKGEVLFNNKKIKYNKKFLRNLRKEVGIVFQEADKQIFYSNTYDDIAFGLRNLGIDEDTVKIKVDKIINLLNIEEFKDKPVHFLSHGEKKRVAIAGVLALDCKIIFFDEPLAGLDPIMTDNMINTMNSIVSDGKKTIVSSHDMDFIYEYCDYIYVLNKGEIIDSGIPRQVFLNEQTLEKASLKEPWLVKIHKKLDIPLFQNEKEFYNYKGEKLWQKI; from the coding sequence ATGTTAAAGACAGTAGATTTAAATTATAATTATGAAGACGGAAAAGTTGCATTAAAGAATATAAATATAGATTTAAACAAAGGAAATAAAATTGGTATAGTTGGAGGAAATGGTGCTGGAAAAACTACTCTTTTTTTAAACTTAATAGGTTATCTTAAGCCCAATAAAGGAGAAGTTTTATTTAATAATAAAAAAATAAAATATAATAAAAAATTTCTACGAAATCTAAGAAAAGAAGTGGGGATAGTATTTCAAGAGGCAGATAAACAGATTTTTTATTCTAACACGTATGATGATATAGCCTTTGGGCTTAGAAATTTAGGAATTGATGAAGATACTGTAAAAATAAAAGTTGATAAAATAATAAATCTATTAAATATAGAAGAATTCAAAGATAAACCAGTTCATTTTTTAAGCCATGGGGAAAAAAAACGTGTTGCAATAGCAGGAGTTTTAGCATTAGATTGTAAAATAATATTTTTTGATGAGCCATTAGCTGGTTTAGATCCAATAATGACAGATAATATGATAAATACTATGAATAGTATTGTTAGCGATGGAAAAAAAACAATAGTATCAAGTCATGATATGGATTTTATATATGAATATTGTGATTATATATATGTATTAAATAAAGGTGAAATAATAGATTCTGGGATACCAAGACAAGTATTTTTAAATGAACAAACATTAGAAAAAGCTAGTTTGAAAGAACCTTGGCTTGTGAAAATCCATAAGAAATTAGATATACCATTGTTCCAAAATGAAAAAGAATTTTATAATTATAAAGGAGAAAAGTTATGGCAAAAAATATAA
- a CDS encoding MYG1 family protein codes for MTNQKRFKKVGTHNGRFHADDVMATAILKQIFDIELIRTRDNDILENLDIVYDVGRGEFDHHGIEKKYRENGIPYAACGLIWRQFGKEIIKFKENSLNEEEVSDIFYYIDRVLIEGIDALDNGVRIQQDIPIMHISKIISDFNPPWYLDDSIDDAFMEAVKLAKIVFENTFNSRISVIKSKENIITAFENRTTPKILILEQFSPWGEILRNIDEKEEVLFVIYPKDDNYAIQTVRGKAGTDKKKLPKSWAGKENDELAEITGVEDSVFCHSGRFIAVAKSMEGILKMADLAINIPEEKRSKSIFDFIRDIFKK; via the coding sequence ATGACGAATCAAAAGAGATTTAAAAAAGTAGGTACTCATAATGGTAGATTCCATGCAGATGATGTTATGGCTACAGCAATACTTAAACAAATATTTGACATAGAATTAATAAGAACTAGAGACAATGATATATTAGAAAATCTAGATATTGTTTATGATGTAGGTAGAGGAGAATTTGACCATCATGGAATAGAGAAAAAATATAGAGAAAATGGAATACCATATGCAGCTTGTGGTTTAATATGGAGACAATTTGGTAAAGAGATTATAAAGTTTAAAGAAAATTCATTAAATGAAGAAGAAGTTAGTGATATATTTTACTATATTGATAGAGTATTAATAGAAGGAATAGATGCTTTAGATAATGGTGTTAGAATTCAACAAGATATACCAATTATGCATATTTCTAAAATAATATCAGATTTTAATCCTCCTTGGTATTTAGATGATTCTATAGATGATGCTTTTATGGAAGCTGTGAAACTAGCAAAAATAGTATTTGAAAATACTTTTAATAGTAGGATTTCAGTAATAAAATCTAAAGAAAATATTATAACTGCTTTTGAAAACAGAACAACTCCAAAGATATTAATTTTAGAGCAATTCTCTCCTTGGGGAGAAATATTAAGAAATATAGATGAAAAAGAAGAAGTATTATTTGTAATATATCCTAAAGATGATAATTATGCTATTCAGACAGTAAGAGGTAAGGCTGGTACTGATAAGAAAAAATTGCCTAAGTCTTGGGCAGGAAAGGAAAATGATGAATTAGCAGAAATAACTGGAGTAGAAGATTCTGTATTTTGTCATTCAGGAAGATTTATAGCAGTAGCTAAATCTATGGAAGGAATACTAAAAATGGCTGATTTAGCTATAAATATACCTGAAGAAAAGAGAAGTAAAAGTATATTTGATTTTATAAGAGATATATTTAAAAAATAA
- a CDS encoding exodeoxyribonuclease III — MKMISWNVNGLRACVRKGFLEYFNEVDADIFALQEIKLQEGQIDLDLEGYYQYWNYAEKKGYSGTAVFTKKKPISFTKGLGIEEHDKEGRVITLEFDKFYFVNVYTPNSKRGLERLDYRARWQDDFTNYLIELDKNKPVILCGDLNVAHNEIDLKNPSSNRKNAGFTDTEREKMTELLNANFIDTFRHFYPDKEEVYSWWSYMRKARERNSGWRIDYFVVSERLKNDLIDAKIHSHIMGSDHCPVELEIEL; from the coding sequence ATGAAGTAGATGCAGATATATTTGCACTTCAAGAGATAAAATTACAAGAGGGACAAATTGATTTGGATTTAGAAGGGTATTATCAGTATTGGAACTATGCAGAAAAAAAAGGCTATTCTGGAACAGCAGTATTTACAAAGAAAAAGCCTATATCTTTTACTAAAGGCTTGGGGATAGAAGAACATGATAAAGAAGGAAGAGTAATAACTCTTGAATTTGATAAATTTTATTTTGTAAATGTTTATACACCTAATTCAAAAAGAGGTCTTGAAAGATTGGATTATAGAGCTAGATGGCAAGATGATTTTACAAATTATCTAATTGAATTAGATAAAAATAAGCCTGTAATATTATGTGGCGATTTAAACGTAGCACATAATGAAATAGATCTTAAAAATCCATCAAGTAATAGGAAAAATGCTGGATTTACAGATACAGAAAGAGAAAAAATGACAGAACTCTTAAATGCTAACTTTATAGATACATTTAGACATTTTTATCCTGATAAAGAAGAAGTATATAGTTGGTGGAGTTATATGAGAAAAGCAAGAGAGAGAAATTCTGGATGGAGAATCGATTATTTTGTAGTTTCTGAAAGATTAAAAAATGATTTAATAGATGCAAAAATTCATTCACATATAATGGGAAGTGACCATTGTCCTGTAGAACTTGAAATTGAATTATAA
- a CDS encoding energy-coupling factor ABC transporter permease, translated as MKKKYLVLIGLALVFMPRYVNAMHIMEGYLSPFWAGLWTIISLPFVVLGFRNISKMVKEDGNKKILIALMGAFVFVLSALKLPSITGSSSHPTGVGLGAIVLGPTVMSVIGMIVLIFQALLLAHGGITTLGANTFSMAIVGPFVAFGIYKLSQKAGWKKEFSIFLAATLGNLTTYIVTSFQLAMAHAGANEGFMELLVKFLSIFAITQIPLAIAEGILSVIVYNLIAGYKEEGVLAYEKNI; from the coding sequence TTGAAAAAGAAGTATTTAGTTTTAATTGGGTTAGCATTAGTTTTTATGCCAAGATATGTAAATGCTATGCATATCATGGAAGGCTACTTAAGTCCTTTTTGGGCAGGACTTTGGACAATTATTAGTTTGCCTTTTGTAGTTCTAGGATTTAGGAATATTTCTAAAATGGTAAAAGAAGATGGAAACAAAAAAATATTAATAGCACTTATGGGGGCATTTGTATTTGTTTTATCTGCTTTAAAACTACCATCTATAACAGGAAGTTCATCACATCCTACAGGTGTAGGTCTTGGAGCAATAGTATTAGGTCCAACTGTAATGAGTGTAATTGGGATGATAGTGCTAATTTTTCAGGCATTGTTACTTGCCCACGGAGGAATCACTACACTTGGAGCAAATACGTTTTCTATGGCAATAGTAGGACCTTTTGTAGCATTTGGTATTTATAAGCTTTCTCAGAAAGCTGGATGGAAAAAAGAGTTTTCAATATTCTTAGCAGCTACATTGGGAAATTTAACGACTTATATTGTTACATCCTTTCAGCTTGCCATGGCCCATGCAGGAGCAAATGAAGGATTTATGGAATTATTAGTTAAGTTTTTATCTATATTTGCTATAACTCAGATACCACTTGCTATAGCAGAAGGAATACTTAGTGTTATTGTATATAATTTAATAGCTGGATATAAAGAGGAAGGAGTTTTAGCTTATGAAAAAAACATATAA
- a CDS encoding energy-coupling factor ABC transporter substrate-binding protein, with protein MKKTYKNILLLFIVVILIAVPILVIKDSEFAGSDSLAEEAIPKSYTPWFNPLWEPPGGETETLIFTLQGAIGTGIIAYFLGYMKGKTKNANN; from the coding sequence ATGAAAAAAACATATAAAAATATATTACTCTTATTTATAGTTGTAATACTTATAGCTGTTCCAATACTTGTAATAAAAGACTCTGAGTTTGCAGGCTCTGATTCTCTAGCTGAAGAAGCTATTCCTAAAAGTTATACTCCTTGGTTTAATCCTCTTTGGGAGCCACCAGGAGGAGAAACTGAGACTCTTATATTTACATTACAAGGAGCTATAGGTACAGGTATAATAGCATATTTCTTAGGCTATATGAAGGGTAAAACCAAAAATGCTAATAATTGA
- a CDS encoding PTS fructose transporter subunit IIABC, producing the protein MKITELIKNDTIILELESIKKEDVLDELINKLDEAGRLNDKQEYKKEILKRESEGTTGIGEGVAIPHAKTSAVKTPSIAFGRSKDGIDFDSLDGEPTHLFFMIAASEGAHNDHLKTLQKLSTFLMDENFRKELLIADTKKEILDIIDKKQIEKEGLEKEKPKVEQNREKILAVTACPTGIAHTYMAADALKSKAEKMNVDIKVETNGSTGVENRLTDEEIREATAIIISADTKVEMNRFDGKVVIQTPVSDAIKQPGALIERALEKNGDIYEAKETSTSTKSQSTGKGIYRNLMNGVSNMLPFVVGGGILIALAFLFDFNNAGADNYGSGNEIAAFFNTLGGTAFSFMLPVLAGFIASSIGDRPALAPGFVGGALAANGNSGFLGALLAGFLAGYIVKMLRKLFSNLPQSLEGIKPVLLFPLFGILIVGAIMNFIVVPPVEWLNTGLNSWLSGLGGANKLLLGLILGGMMAVDMGGPVNKAAYVFGVASVAEGNGHIMAAVMAGGMVPPLGIALATTFFKDKFTEKEIDAGKTNYVMGLSFITEGAIPFAAADPKAVIPSIIAGSAIAGGLSAVFGASSPAPHGGIFVFPVVTNWLLYIVAILVGSIVTSILLKLLKKSVALGEVES; encoded by the coding sequence ATGAAAATTACTGAATTAATAAAAAATGATACTATTATATTAGAATTAGAAAGTATAAAGAAAGAAGATGTATTAGATGAACTTATAAATAAATTAGATGAAGCAGGTAGACTTAATGATAAACAGGAATATAAAAAAGAAATATTAAAAAGAGAATCAGAAGGGACTACAGGAATAGGAGAAGGAGTTGCAATACCTCATGCTAAAACTAGTGCAGTAAAAACTCCATCAATAGCATTTGGAAGAAGCAAAGATGGTATAGATTTTGATTCATTAGATGGAGAGCCTACTCACTTATTCTTTATGATAGCAGCAAGTGAAGGAGCACACAATGATCATTTAAAAACCCTTCAAAAACTATCTACATTTTTGATGGATGAGAATTTTAGAAAAGAATTATTGATTGCAGACACTAAAAAAGAAATACTAGATATAATAGATAAAAAACAAATAGAAAAAGAAGGACTAGAAAAAGAAAAGCCTAAAGTAGAACAAAATAGAGAAAAAATACTTGCAGTTACAGCATGCCCTACTGGGATAGCTCATACCTATATGGCAGCAGATGCTTTAAAATCTAAAGCTGAAAAAATGAATGTCGATATAAAAGTAGAAACAAATGGTTCAACAGGGGTAGAAAATAGACTTACAGATGAAGAAATAAGAGAAGCAACGGCTATAATAATATCAGCGGATACAAAAGTAGAAATGAATAGGTTTGATGGAAAAGTTGTAATACAAACTCCAGTATCAGATGCTATAAAGCAGCCAGGTGCTTTAATAGAAAGAGCATTAGAAAAAAATGGTGATATATATGAAGCAAAAGAAACTTCTACATCTACTAAATCACAAAGTACAGGCAAGGGAATATATAGAAATCTAATGAATGGTGTATCAAATATGCTTCCATTTGTAGTAGGTGGAGGAATATTAATAGCTTTAGCATTTTTATTTGACTTTAATAATGCAGGAGCAGATAATTATGGTTCAGGTAATGAAATTGCGGCATTTTTCAATACCTTAGGTGGTACAGCATTTAGCTTTATGTTACCAGTACTTGCAGGATTTATTGCATCATCTATAGGCGATAGACCAGCTCTAGCACCAGGATTTGTAGGAGGAGCTCTTGCTGCAAATGGAAATTCAGGGTTTTTAGGAGCACTTTTAGCAGGATTTTTAGCAGGTTATATAGTAAAAATGCTCAGAAAACTATTTAGTAATTTGCCACAATCATTAGAAGGAATAAAACCAGTTCTGTTGTTTCCTCTATTTGGGATACTCATAGTTGGTGCTATTATGAACTTTATAGTAGTTCCACCAGTAGAATGGCTAAATACAGGATTAAATAGCTGGCTTAGTGGACTTGGTGGAGCAAATAAATTATTGTTAGGACTAATACTTGGTGGAATGATGGCAGTAGACATGGGAGGCCCTGTAAATAAAGCAGCATATGTATTTGGTGTAGCATCAGTTGCAGAAGGAAATGGACATATAATGGCAGCAGTAATGGCTGGAGGAATGGTACCACCACTTGGAATAGCACTTGCGACTACATTCTTTAAAGATAAATTTACAGAAAAAGAAATAGATGCAGGAAAAACTAATTATGTAATGGGACTTTCATTTATAACAGAAGGGGCAATACCTTTTGCAGCAGCAGATCCAAAAGCTGTAATACCTTCAATAATAGCAGGCTCAGCTATAGCAGGAGGATTATCTGCAGTATTTGGAGCATCTTCCCCTGCACCCCATGGAGGAATATTTGTATTCCCTGTAGTTACAAATTGGCTACTTTATATAGTGGCAATATTAGTTGGAAGTATAGTTACATCAATACTTTTAAAGTTATTGAAGAAATCAGTTGCTTTAGGAGAAGTAGAAAGTTAA